In Citrus sinensis cultivar Valencia sweet orange chromosome 3, DVS_A1.0, whole genome shotgun sequence, the sequence CAAGAGCAATTGGTCCAGCATTTCGCATGACAATCACTGAGAGCCAAGCCTGCATTATCATCTATCTGATCACCAGTGAAACTGACATTCATGTACGTGAAACTGACATTCATGCACCCTTTCCTCGGCGCGAAGAATTCTGAACCATTCCTACAGTTTGAAGGCTTTTCGTTTAGGCAAACACCTGTCGCATTCATTGTATAATTAGTATTACAGGGGCTAGTAGTTTCCCATATCCATCCGCTCGTATCCCGTGTGAACTGCTCAATTTGGCCTAAATCGTTCAGCAACCACCTTGACAGAATAAAGTTGCTTCTTTTAGAATAAGAGAAGTATCGTTCATTCTCATTTGTCACAAACCTGAATTGGTATGCATCAAGTTGCTTTGTAAATGTTCCCTCCGTTAGCTCAGGTGCTAATTCAAATTTCCCATTTTTCCACTCCCCACTTCTCCAGTAAACCTCCCCTCGCCGCCACACCATCAATTCGCGAGATCCATTGGGATTCAGGCCAAGTCTGAAGGCTCCTGGAGAAGGCAGTTGCTCACTTAACCATGAAGAAAGGTACCACTCATGTCCTGTCTTCAGGTTAATGCCTAGTTTCATTTCGGGCAGCAACATGTTTGACGGATAATCAAAACTCTGCCACAAAATTGGCCCTGCTATTCCATCGGCACCAATCTGTCTAACAACAAGGTTTCCGGAATCTAGCAGCGTGGCTATGATATTAGTCTCCGAATTAGCCTTTGCTCGGTTAGAACTTACAGCTATCCGTGAGCCTCCTTTGTACGCAAACTTTAAAATTCCATCAGTGTCCATTCTTAGAACGCCGGAGGAGTCAGGAACTGGGTTGTTTGGATTGGCTACCCAGAGAGGATAAAATGGAATTTTGTTGAACCATATGCCGATGTAACGAGGAGCAATGACTCCAATGTCGACTGTTTTGGAGCCAGGGCTGAAGAATCCTAGCTTGAACACTCCTTCAGCAGAAACGAGCTCGTCCCAGTCGTGCAGCTGTTGGCCTTGTTTCAGTGTATCAGATTCTgcttgagagagagagtgaggcAATAGTAAAATGCTTGGGACAATGAGAAAAAGAAGGCTAACCCAAGTCATTTTAGCCAAATGAGAGTGTAATTCTTTACTCTTGTACCTTGAAGCTCTTATTATGACATTCCATCTTTGtgatttcttaatttatagatTTCTTTAAGGTTTTGCTGATTGGTAGTCTGACAAGAAATGTCTTTCAAAAAATCTTGGTCATAGGAGAGCATTGTCCCACAAACTAAAGATTTTTCAGTGCTGCATTTAATGGCCTTGAAGACTTTGCTCTATCAATTGCCTTTTGGTTTACTTGGAAAAGTACACAGAAATAGACCTCCAATGATTAACTAACTTGGAACtttgaaaagtaaataagacaagtctattattatttgcataaaaactaatgaattgaatagtaaaataaaatggtaagGAATCCAATGCAAAGGGATCGTAAATTTGTATAATATGTAAGATCCATAGTACTAATAAATGTATTAGTAATAGCAGAATCTACATGCCATCATAGATTACATTCGGATTGTAGAAATGTTCTGTTGAAATGTTCGAtcaatattttccaaattctAACCGTAGATATTA encodes:
- the LOC102627951 gene encoding G-type lectin S-receptor-like serine/threonine-protein kinase CES101, with the translated sequence MTWVSLLFLIVPSILLLPHSLSQAESDTLKQGQQLHDWDELVSAEGVFKLGFFSPGSKTVDIGVIAPRYIGIWFNKIPFYPLWVANPNNPVPDSSGVLRMDTDGILKFAYKGGSRIAVSSNRAKANSETNIIATLLDSGNLVVRQIGADGIAGPILWQSFDYPSNMLLPEMKLGINLKTGHEWYLSSWLSEQLPSPGAFRLGLNPNGSRELMVWRRGEVYWRSGEWKNGKFELAPELTEGTFTKQLDAYQFRFVTNENERYFSYSKRSNFILSRWLLNDLGQIEQFTRDTSGWIWETTSPCNTNYTMNATGVCLNEKPSNCRNGSEFFAPRKGCMNVSFTYMNVSFTGDQIDDNAGLALSDCHAKCWTNCSCSAYSSVFDNGTGCEFWSREVQFIPDEGFGREIYLLTYDQSINGTSSYHRVP